The genomic window AATCTTCTGCACCCTCAACCTGAAACATTTAAGAAAGGCCTTGAAAAACTGGTTCCAATAGATCAATTTAAATTCATTCTGAAAGGCTGGAAATGGGATCTAtagtttttgactgtttttagGTAACACATTCACAAACGAGACTGGTAATCTCAGTGGAACTttcctgattggttcttttgTCTTACTGGTTAATCTTTCCCCTAGTCTTATCTCTGttaaattttttaaaatgatcccaatcaataaaatgtcaaaacgtGACAAAAGGACAACCGATAACACCACTCATAATGCAACTCAATCAAAACAGATCCTTGTGGTTTTACATTTGGTAAAATGCATAAACATATCACCCTTTTTTATTTAGGCTGGTGAAGGAGCGCCTGAAAAAAGAAGTAGACATCATGAAGCAATGGGACCCTAATTTCAAACCTGGTCTGACAGTTTTACAGGTAAATATGTTGTTATCACTAGTGACTTTGCATTGTCACACAAAATAACCTTTTCTTTGATATTTTGGTGAAATATTTTTGCCCATGTTGTTCTCTGGAGTTCGGTTGAAGGTAAAACTGAATAGACTGTCTGGCCTTGTCCACACCCTGCTCTGATACAGTTGTATAAACCTTTTACAATTTTGTTTATTATCCCATTCATTTTAAGAGAATGTTTTTCCATACAGGTTGGCGACCGTGAAGATTCAAATCTTTACATCAGTATGAAGATGAAGGCTGCCGATGAGGTTAATTAAATTATTCCTTAATTGAAAGTAAAGGTATTAATATGTTACAAACTACAATATGCTAAACTTTCCTCTCATAGATTGGAATAAATGCCAGGCATTTGAAACTCCCAAAGACTGCTACAGAGAAGGAGGTAAAGGATTTTACATATAAGTAAATGTTTATCAGAGATATAGTGTTAATAGATTAGAAACTAGGACATACATGTACATATTGAACAGTTTTAAAGCTGATGTAAGCATTTGCAGGGGAGAGGGGTGCATCTGCCATCTTATgatggaaataaatcaaataatcttgcaaatttaaatctaaataagcCTCTATATTTACAGATTCTTCATGCTATAACAGAAGTGAATGAAAATTCATCTATCCATGGACTAATTGTGCAGCTGCCGCTGGACTCAATTCATAAGATTGATACAGAGAAAGTCACGAATGCGGTGGCACCAGAGAAAGATGTAGATGGGTGAGCCTACATGAATGTTTAATTTCAGTTTTCCCTTTACTGAACTGActattttttacactgtattaCAAGTGTTGAATTTGTGCTTTAAAAATCAGTCTAACCAGTGTAAACGCTGGAAAGCTTGCTCGCGGGGATCTGCGGGACTGCTTCATTCCCTGCACACCGAATGGCTGCTTGGAGTTGATTAAACAAACTGGTAATACTAGCATgctctattaaaataattaccACAGATAAAATCAAATCATTAGACATTTACTgttaaattttcttttttttttttttcttttttttttatacaaatacaGGAGTGTCTATTGCGGGAAAGAGGGCGGTGGTGCTCGGTCGGAGTAAAATTGTGGGCGCACCAATGCACGATCTGCTGCTGTGGAATCATGCCACTGTCACTACCTGTCACTCCAAGACTGTGGATCTAGATCTGGAGGTaaattcttcaaaataaaacgtacAGTATATCCATGAGAAATACAATTAATGTTGCTCCCATTTGTTTTGTAGGTGGGAAAAGCTGACATCCTGGTTGTGGGTATTGGTCAACCCGAAATGGTCAAAGGAGAGTGGATCAAAAAAGGAGCAGTTGTTATTGACTGTGGCATTAATCCTATCCCAGGTTTGCACTGCTGTAAAGGTTTTATAGATAATTTTACAAAGTGTTCATTGATGAAATCTTGTATGCTTCTCAGATGAAACCCGTCCGAGTGGTAAACGGGTGGTGGGTGATGTTCATTACACCTCTGCCAAGGAGCGAGCAGATTTCATTACACCTGTGCCTGGTGGTGTGGGGCCCATGACTGTAGCCATGCTGATGGCGGTAAGAATAGTCCTGATCTGAAACAAACAGTATTTTATTTCAGACATCGACTAGAAAAAAATTGGTCATTTTTAACTTGTATTGGAATCTATTGTTTTTTATAGAACACAGTTCAGAGTGCAAAAAGATTTATTGAAATCAGTCAACCTGGAAAATGGAATATAACTTACAATGAATTAAAACTTGAAAAGCCTGTGCCAAGGTAAAGTGTCCCAAATGTTTTATTGGTGCTTGTCTTTACTTATAACTTTATAACTATATGCGTGGTTAAATGTTTAATATACTCCTCACTACAGTGACATAGTGATTTCTCGCTCCTGTATACCCAAACCCATCGACCAGCTGGCGAAGGAAGTGGGTCTGCTTTCAGATGAGGTGGAACTCTATGGCAAGACCAAAGCCAAAGTTCAGCTGTCCATCATGAAGCGGCTGCAGGAACAGCCGGATGGCAAATATGTGGTTGTCACTGGGTATGTTTAGAGATTTACAAACAAACTGTCTGCATATTGTAACTCTACTATTGTATGAATATACATTGTTGTGTGGTGTATCTTTCTGAAGCATCACACCTACTCCACTTGGAGAAGGAAAGAGCACCACCACTATTGGCCTGGTTCAGGCTCTGGGAGCTCACATGAACCTCAATGTATTTGCATGTGTTAGGCAGCCATCTCAGGGACCCACCTTTGGGATTAAAGGTTAGTTCTGGATATGATGGTTCTATCAACAGCACCACTGTTGTAATGACATTATTTTTTCACTAGGTggtgctgcaggtggaggttattCTCAAGTAATCCCAATGGAAGAGGTACTAAAAACAGATTGTTGTTCAGTAGAAAATTGCTTGATGATATTTATTTTCCTTAGTTCAACCTCCACCTCACTGGTGACATTCATGCCATCACAGCGGCCAATAACTTGGTGGCTGCAGCCATTGATGCTCGCATGTTTCATGAAGCTACGCAGTCAGACAAAGTGAGTTTTCCCTTATTCACTTAACTTCAATATCAATAGTTCATTAGCTTCACCAGAATATTTATGCTTCAGGCTCTCTATAACCGCTTGGTTCCCCTTAATGGAGGAAAAAGGGTGTTTTCAGATATACAGATCAAAAGACTAAAGGTAAGTAAACAGAGTAGATAATCATTTGTGAAGTATGAAAGACTTGACTGTACCACATAAAATTATGCATCAGAAACTTGGCATTGACAAGACAGACCCCACAAGTCTTACTGAAGAGGAGATTACTCGTTTTGCTCGCTTGGATATCGACCCCGGTACTGTCACCTGGCAGAGAGGTACACCCATCTGAAATTCCCACTGTGTTTGATAAGCAATTTAAGTCAGTGCCCTTTAAAGTGTTATGTCATCAGAATCTTAGAAAATTCCAGAACGGAGGTAACAGGAGGCATTATTTTAGGTATTTTTATATGTAACCTTATTTAATTTTCCATAATTTTTATGTCAGTTAATTTGcttctatataaaaatacagtgtgtccataaagtctctttacacttttaaaatttaattacaaagactgaattgataagatatattcatTGCATTTGCATTAGATTTGCATTGCATTTTGGTCAACATTCACCAGATATAACACCTCTGGACTTCTTTTtatggggctatgttaaagatattgtgtatctaacaaagatacgggacattagaactaaagcaaaagataacagcGGTTGCGATTGCAACCACTGATGAGGCTATGCTACAGCGAACATGCCAAGAAATCTAGTACtgtcttgatgtgcttcgtgtgactaatggtgcccatatagaggtcaaaaactttggaaaccactgactAAAAGAGAACAAGTCTGATTCAgatatcatttattatttgcttttgtaatacatttttaaagagattTTAAGGACCCCCTGTACATTTTTCTAACCTCCAAATTATTATTCATATAATGCAAagcatttgtaaatgttttctaattagcTACTTTTTCTACTAGCTTTGATTATTGCTTACATGTAGCTGAGTTTTGCTTAGATTTTTGCCTTCATTCTGTAATTTAGAATGTATTGGTTTACAAACCTTTATAGCATCTATTAGACTGTTAAAAACTATTCCTTCATTCGATAGATATAAACTGTTGTCTGCCATTACAGTGATGGACACAAATGATCGGTTCTTGAGGAAGATTACCATTGGACAGTCCCCAACAGAAAAGGGATTTACAAGAGAGGTATTCTTTTTATTTGGGgctataaaactataaactacttggataataataatattgattgTTCTTATTTGTAGGCACAGTTTGACATCACAGTAGCCAGTGAAATTATGGCAGTCCTTGCCTTGACCAGCAGCTTGCAGGATATGCGCACACGTCTATCCAAAATGGTTGTTGCCACCAGCAAAAATGGAGACCCCATAACAACAGAGGACCTGGTACTGTTCATTACAGAAGCTTATCACAACTGAGAATACAATATGTGAGCTGTCAGGGGAATCAAGTATACTTTTCTCTCCTTTATAGGGAGTAAGTGGTGCCTTAACGGTTCTCATGAAAGACGCTATAAAGCCAAACCTCATGCAGACATTAGAGGTGAGCACCACCTAGTGAGAATAGAATGCTGATTGTGTATCTGTTTTTTGGATATGTTTGGACTTTTGTAACATATCTGTGCAAACTACAGGGAACACCGGTGTTTGTTCATGCGGGCCCTTTTGCCAATATTGCTCATGGCAACTCCTCCATCCTGGCTGATAAAATAGCTTTGAAGCTTGTAGGGCCAGAAGGATTTGTAGGTACGTGCATATAACTGCAGCTTAAAGGGGCAGTGTTGacaaacaaacataatgaaATGTGCTCATTGTTTCATACAGTTACAGAAGCTGGCTTTGGTGCGGACATTGGTATGGAGAAGTTCTTTAACATTAAATGTCGATACTCCGGCTTGAGGCCTCATGTTGTGGTGCTTGTTGCTACTGTCCGAGCTCTGAAGATGCACGGAGGAGGTCCTACCGTAAGTTTAACCCATAAAAGCATAATGTTGCATTAGTTTGAAAATTGGTAACTAATTGAtgcacatattattattattattattattattattattaatgcgctttacaggcttgtcagaGCCTCTCAAAACACtgcactgtagtcattattcattcattcattcattccactCCATTCCACTGATGGTAAGCTActgctgtagccacagctgccccaggggcagactgatggaagtgaggttgctaatctgcgccatcggcccctccgacctcCACAAATTATTCTCACACAcatcactttcatactaggcaatgtgggttgggggaccactgTACTAAGCCACTCTTGCCCACATTTACATGTGCTTTGGTTTGTATGCTCACTACCTGTTGAATCATAGTATTTTACCCTTTTTTTTGAGAAATTATGTCAGTTATTTTTCTCAGGTGACTGCTGGAATGCCTTTGCCCAAGGAATATGTGGAAGAGGTAATTGGTCATTAATCTGTGAGCTAGACACTTGATGAATAATTGCTTTTaatgattatgtttttgtttggatttAGAACCTGGGGCTTCTGGAGAATGGCTGTAGTAACCTGAGGAAACAGATTGAAAACGCTATGCATTTTGGTGTGCCTGTGGTGGTGGCTGTTAATGCATTCAAGTATGAGACTGAGTAGACAAAATCCACAAATTTATAGGTCTGTAGACACGTCATTATGATAATGTATGTGGCTCTCTTACCAATTGCAGGAACGATACTGATGCCGAACTAGATTTGGTTTGCAAGATTGCTAAATCAGCTGGAGCCTTTGATGCAGTGTGCTGCAGGCACTGGGCTGAAGGTGGCGCTGGAGCTGTGGACCTAGGAAAGGCTGTTCAGAGAGCCTCTGAAGCCACCAGTAACTTCAAATTCCTCTACAATTTGGAGGTGAAAAAATATAGTTCTACTCAatagtttttcttttcaattaAATTGATAGCAACTTTGTCAGCAATACTTAGAGTGTTTTCTTTATAGTTATCCATTGCAGACAAGATTCGGGTAATTGCCCAAAAGATTTATGGAGCAACTGATATTGAACTACTTCCTGAGGCTCAACACAAGGTGGAGCTCTACACAAAACAAGTCAGTCTTTGCTTGTTTCATAACACGTCATAATCTGGTCTCTCTAAAAATGTCTTGATGAATTTATGGGTGTGCTATTGTTGCCTGCAGGGATTTGGCAATCTTCCAATGTGCATGGCAAAGACccacctgtctctgtctcacgaGGCAGACAAGAAGGGTGTGCCCACAGGCTTCATTCTGCCAATCAGGGACATCCGAGCTAGTGTGGGTGCGGGCTTTCTTTTCCCACTGGTTGGCACGGTAAGAGTCATTGTTATTGCCAACGCCTATAAACAAAAACCCATGTTGTTGTTCAAAAttacttttaatgtttgattttatgttgtaaatttagtgatatttttttcttgtatgtattgtgaagcgactttgagtgtcttgaaaagcgctatataaataaaatttattattattattattattattattatgtgcagCAGTCAGATACTTTATGGACCATCAACatatttttaatcataaacCTTTTGAGACATCAGTCTTATAAAAAATTACTACAGAATTGTACATGCATTCATACACGGGGCCAAGCACCCTAAAACCCAAGGTACTTCGGAATTTcaagacaatatgaaattacaCTGAAAATATAAGTGTGTAACAGCTCAGTAGTCTAGACATTGTGTTTTCAGTTATGATGTATGTGATTACTTATGCTTATTTCTCTCCTAGATGCCCACCATCCCTGGCCTTCCCACAAGACCTTGCTTTTATGATATTGACCTCAACCCTGAGACTGAACAAGTTAATGGTCTTTTCTGAAACACAGATGAACTGACATATCATAGACCTATCATGTTTAGATTTAAGTAGATGGTCTAGGCAACTTGCTTATGTGTAAATAAGGAACATTTCTCACAATACATGCTTGATAGTTGCACAAGTCAGTGATTGGATTACTAATATTCTAAGGCGTACTAATTGGCTTACTGATATTAGAGCATGTGAAAATATTATTATgctgttttaattcatttttattgacAGTTCTCTTATGTTTCTTGTGTCCTCTAATAACACAAGATAACCGGTATTTGTCCCATAATGGAGAAATTGTTGTTTCCTTTTATAATTAAAGCAAACATCAAAAAATTTAATGTGGTTAAGCCAGACTGTTGAGGTGTGCtttgtttctttaaaatacTGAGTATTATCatcagaaaatatttttgtttttttaaccagCAAGCAGTATTGACTCAAAGATCTGATTGTAATGTGACTAAACTACTGTATGTTTATATGAATTTCATCAAGTGTTAATAGTTTCATAATTAAATTCTAAAACAAAgtagtattgattttttttttttttttcagaaatggAGTACAAGCAGAATATAATCTTTGAGaattaaaataagtaataaattttaaaaaattcagTCATTTGGTTTTAAACCTTAGTTTAAAGAACTTAAAGCACTGCAAATCTAAGATGAAGCACTCACTTTTTTATTACAAGCAACTTGTATTACCTTTTTTAACCAGCAACcagtattgattaaaaattCTGGTTGTGATGTGACTAAGTTACTGCATGTTAAATAAATTTCAtaattaaacatgaaaacaatagtgtcaagacattttatttaatttttgcaGTTTACATTTCATATATCAACATTCTTGTATACAGCAGATAGATGGACATGGCattgtcctgtttcagtctttgtTGTGTCCCTTCCCGTGCTCGTGTCCTTGGCCTTTGCCTCCATGGCCGTGGCCTTTCATCTCATCAGCCTTTCCATGGCATCCCTGCACACAACCATCACAATAAAGTGAGCGTTCAAACGATTATCAATTATGAAATTATGAATCAAGACAAATAATTCTACCTCTCCTCCTTTGCCCTTTTCTccctaaaaaaagaaaacggcATAGTTATAACATTAGCACAGCACATGAGCACAGCATGAACTAAAACAAGTCAACTCCTACCTTGCCTCCATGCTCTCCTCCATGCTCTCCTCCATGCTCTCCTCCATGCTCTCCTCCATGCTCTCCTCCATGCTCTCCAGCGTGTcccttctgaccctacgatgaCAAAGTACATACATGAGCAAACAGTTCAATGCTGTTAGTTGTAAATGAAAAATTTAAGTTAAAGACACTCACGTGGCCGTCTgtagaaagacaaaaaaataataatatgtaagATGCATATTCAGGATTATAACACTTGCAACTTAACATTAATCATTTATATTGCATtacattaaataatataatgtaatgtgaaAAAACTTACGTCCACTCATCTTGTGTTTTGACTCAAGTTGAGTAAATTACTTTgcctgtaaaaaaaattaaaagttaaattaaacGTTGTAAGATCCATGGTATTCTTATAttaataaaactgaatattCTGAAATTGTTCTGACATTACCTGAAGCAAAACGAAAGATGTGACTCCTGACTGTAATGGCTCTTGACAGTGCATTTATAGAGCACTGAAGTAAACAAGGTATTGGGGCGTGTTTAGATACCTCACACCAGCCTCTATGTTTGGTCATGTTCCCATTTCATAGTTGCAAGACAGGTTAAGTTATAGGTGTGGTTGGTGCAACAGCAGTCCTTTAACTTTTACTATGTGACCTTAAAAGACCCATACAAACAGGTAGATACAAAGAAACTGGGCGTAGTTCTGTTGCAACTGACTCAATGTCTATTCTTCACcaatgaattattatttaacTATGTCATAAGTCTTTCACTGACCCCACAGTAATGTAAGCATCTGCCTGCctatatttaaaattatattagaTGCTAGGAAAGATTTGCATGATACATTTCAGTACATTTAGGGAACTTTGGTGGCTTACCTTAGGCTATTGGCTTCATGTCTTGGCCTCTTTTTCGCTTTCCTGTCTGCCTCATTTACAAAATATgtgaacatgattttttttttattgctttgaatttgttttatttttccaggGAATACACTGAGAACAAATTCTTACTTACAATGTTGGCCTGGctatatggttaaaaaaaatactattgctAGTTTCATTCAGTGTATTCAGtccatgattttatttattttactagtGATTAATATAAATCTTTCTACATTTCTCCTCAATACTCAGCATTAGTAGCTTcttaaaatacaaatgaatataAAAACAGTACAAGCCGAATATAATCTTCAAGAATTAAAAGAAATAATACCTAATGCATTTTAATCTTCTGGTAATAAAAACTAGCCTAATGGACTCTGCAGAGCTCAGAAGTCTAACCTGTCTCACGGGGCAGATCTCGGCTTGCAAAGTCTTTTGTGTCCAAGTCACATATTTCTTTCGACAGTTGGTGCCATTCTGAAATTGCTcaacctttattttttactcagaACTGGGTTAGAATTATATGGTGAATTCTTTGTATTTTGCACCTCCTAACAAGTGCAAACAGTTTGCAAGCTGTATTGTGTTATTACCTAGTCAGTCGACCTAAATAAAAACCTGTTATGAATCATTACTCTGTTACGCTAATATGAATGTGTTTTCAGAATGGAGCTGCACACAGTGTTTCTGTGTTCTTACTATAATTACTGTAATGATATTCATATAATACGTACgcttaatataatgtaatatgaCACAATTCTTAGACAAAAGATTATGTTAATTAGACTTAAAGTTAACGTACCCAAgataaaatgttgaattaaatcagactaaacctgtATAAACAGATTTTATTCATATTAGGGGTTTAAAGACTTGCAGGTTAAAGAGactcaaatgcagaaaaaataattctttgtattGGAGGCACACCTGTTAAACAACACTTATTTTTCATCTGAACATAGAactgatttttatgtttatttgtcaCTATGGAGGTTAAGGATTTCAATAATTACACAAAAGGCCTCCAGAACAAGAAAACCGGCAGACTCCTGTTTCAAGTTAGATGTATGCTATGGCAGAGTTTATATGGTGCATTCATCAAAGTATGTTTGTCAAAGCATACATAATGTTGCAGATTTAAGTATTTTCACATTATTCAAAATACACAGCTATTTCTAGACAACTTCATAATAAAGACCCAACAGCAGATCTAATTTGTTGACTCATTTATTGACATTAGTATTTACTACAGTATCAGGGAGAAGATGTGGAGCACTTCTTTAGTCATCACATTTTCCGTGCTTGCCTTTACCATGTCCATGTCCATGTTCATGACCGTGTCCATGTCCTTTGCCTTTTTTCCCATGTTTCTGCACACACAATTAACGCTCAATGTCAACtcttaaactaaaataaaagacaactgTACTGTACAAATAGTGTCAAATATGATACATACCTTTCCCTTTcccttccccttctctccctcctaaAAACAAAAGATAGCATTACATAACCAGCAAACATTGTAAGAGTGTAGTGCATCGACAAATCttacaaacatgacaaaaccaGATTAAAATCTAACCTCGCCTGATCCGGACTCTGATCCAGAGCTTTCGGAGTCCTCCTTGTGTTCATCCTTCAACAGGGAAGAGCACTTTACCTatcatattacatttaaaacatacacaaaaagAGTAACACAATTtacctccttcttctccttcttctccttcttctccttcttctctttttctgtgtCACACATGGTGTTGGAGAATGTGGTGAGATTGTTATTCTGTGGAAAGACAATAACATTAAATCATTCAAAAGTACAACTAAGAGCACTACTTGCAGCATAAAAAGAGGAGTTCTTACCTGGTGTGGAAATGGGCgatgtgtgttcaggtgtgtgttGGGTCTGTATTTataggaagagaagagaggcacGCTCCAGGCAAACTGATGTTGTGTGACAGGTGTTACAAGTgtcttttgtttaaaaaaattaattaagaTTTTCTATTCTACTACTCAGATTAAAATAGTAGCAAAAAATAGTAACATCAGTCCAGTAAATCTCATGATTCTATTGTGTAAagtgttgatttgtttgttgtgatgcatagttttgatgtaaacATCTAATTATACAAACAGTGATATTGTATTAGTCATTTATAACTACATACGCACGTAACTTTACTGTTGTCGTAGTTACTATAATgtggtgaataaataaaatgaatcactggtttatttttgtttgaatgaATAAACAGGTTTAACTGGTTTTGGCAGGATACGTTTTGCAAGTTTGcaagcttaaaaaataaataaataaataaaaaataaaaaataaataaataaataaataaataataataataataataataaggagaCAGGATTTGGGAGGAAAGATTTTAAAATCTCCTAAGTAAATAGCCAACTGCTACTTTGAGATTAATCTCGCTGTTCTAATTCACAGTGTTATATAAACCCACGGTGTACTATAAAGATGCATTAACCATGCatatacaatagtgacaagtggttaagacatacaagacataccATGCATTCACATTCTTGATCATGTTTTGGGAACATATAAACAAATCAGCAGTTTCATAGCAGATTTTGGTGTCACTGAGAAGGTCAGGTAATGTAAGAGAACAGAACAGAGcagaacagaacagagcagaacagaacaaaacaggtaagagaaaattaaaaactagttttttttgttttgttttaagcaGGTCATGCCGACTTCAAACAATAACACTAGTAAATACTTGAGTAATTACAGGGCTCAACATTGTGCCACTGCACACCCTTTACTGTCAAAACAGGATCTGAACCATCTCCTGATGCAGCTTCTGAAGATGACACAGAGGACTAAATTTAAGTTCAGATGTACACGCCCTGTCACCTTAAATCATATGTTCTTTACCAAAGTCTTTACACTTTTTCCTTCTATTGTACATTAGGATGAATGCCTTGGCACATCTGGCcacatgcatttttaatagACTTTACTGAatagtagggatgggacgagatACAATTCCAACAAGGCTTTTGACTGTATATAAAACCAGACAATCACAATACACTTCCTTATTAAAAAGCCCAGTGTGTTTAAGCCCATCAAAAGGCAATACAAAATCATAATCAAACATTCCCTCCTTTGAACAATTGGAGCATAACACCACAGGTCAATGCATAAAGCAGCACGATGAGGTAAAATGATGAAAAGAAAATGCTCCCCCAGAGGTATACAAATTCCTTCAGTTTTCTTTTGGCAATAGGATATATGTTTTGAAGAAAAGGCCATGCAACTACCTGCATAAGAGTGACATCATCCAAAACAGGGGCCTCTAGTGGTGAGCACAGGTCAGTACAGGTTAAGAGTGAAAAAAAGACGTCTCATCTTCATGTTCAACCCTCATGTTAACACAATTTTGGCGCCACATGTTGGTCATACAATAATACTGCTGTCAAAGAGCAGTCCTGCTGTAATATGGAAGACACGTGAG from Periophthalmus magnuspinnatus isolate fPerMag1 chromosome 22, fPerMag1.2.pri, whole genome shotgun sequence includes these protein-coding regions:
- the LOC117391052 gene encoding holotricin-3-like, yielding MLSCKCYNPEYASYILLFFCLSTDGHGQKGHAGEHGGEHGGEHGGEHGGEHGGEHGGKGEKGKGGEGCHGKADEMKGHGHGGKGQGHEHGKGHNKD
- the mthfd1b gene encoding C-1-tetrahydrofolate synthase, cytoplasmic, producing MPAKIISGKDVSALVKERLKKEVDIMKQWDPNFKPGLTVLQVGDREDSNLYISMKMKAADEIGINARHLKLPKTATEKEILHAITEVNENSSIHGLIVQLPLDSIHKIDTEKVTNAVAPEKDVDGLTSVNAGKLARGDLRDCFIPCTPNGCLELIKQTGVSIAGKRAVVLGRSKIVGAPMHDLLLWNHATVTTCHSKTVDLDLEVGKADILVVGIGQPEMVKGEWIKKGAVVIDCGINPIPDETRPSGKRVVGDVHYTSAKERADFITPVPGGVGPMTVAMLMANTVQSAKRFIEISQPGKWNITYNELKLEKPVPSDIVISRSCIPKPIDQLAKEVGLLSDEVELYGKTKAKVQLSIMKRLQEQPDGKYVVVTGITPTPLGEGKSTTTIGLVQALGAHMNLNVFACVRQPSQGPTFGIKGGAAGGGYSQVIPMEEFNLHLTGDIHAITAANNLVAAAIDARMFHEATQSDKALYNRLVPLNGGKRVFSDIQIKRLKKLGIDKTDPTSLTEEEITRFARLDIDPGTVTWQRVMDTNDRFLRKITIGQSPTEKGFTREAQFDITVASEIMAVLALTSSLQDMRTRLSKMVVATSKNGDPITTEDLGVSGALTVLMKDAIKPNLMQTLEGTPVFVHAGPFANIAHGNSSILADKIALKLVGPEGFVVTEAGFGADIGMEKFFNIKCRYSGLRPHVVVLVATVRALKMHGGGPTVTAGMPLPKEYVEENLGLLENGCSNLRKQIENAMHFGVPVVVAVNAFKNDTDAELDLVCKIAKSAGAFDAVCCRHWAEGGAGAVDLGKAVQRASEATSNFKFLYNLELSIADKIRVIAQKIYGATDIELLPEAQHKVELYTKQGFGNLPMCMAKTHLSLSHEADKKGVPTGFILPIRDIRASVGAGFLFPLVGTMPTIPGLPTRPCFYDIDLNPETEQVNGLF
- the LOC117391075 gene encoding hssA/B-like protein 34, whose amino-acid sequence is MCDTEKEKKEKKEKKEKKEDEHKEDSESSGSESGSGEEGEKGKGKGKKHGKKGKGHGHGHEHGHGHGKGKHGKCDD